From the genome of Rhodothermus profundi, one region includes:
- a CDS encoding class I SAM-dependent methyltransferase yields the protein MARTAAFDRHARRYDAWFARHPAAYASELAAVRALWPPVREALEVGVGTGRFAEPLGIRYGLDPSPAMRALARRRGIQVIEGVAEALPFPDRRFEAVLMVTTLCFVDDPSRALREAYRVLQPGGFLVIGFIDRESPLGQRYLERQHASPFYQAARFYSAGEVAKLMKAAGFAHLIWRQTLFSDPETLHRPDPVQPGYGSGGFVVVRGQRPLDPEVLQGVSLDASPEGWQSG from the coding sequence ATGGCCCGAACAGCGGCTTTTGATCGGCATGCTCGCCGTTACGATGCCTGGTTTGCCCGGCATCCGGCGGCCTATGCCTCGGAGCTGGCGGCCGTTCGGGCGCTGTGGCCGCCGGTACGCGAAGCGCTGGAGGTGGGGGTAGGAACCGGACGGTTTGCCGAACCACTCGGAATCCGCTACGGGCTGGACCCCTCGCCTGCGATGCGCGCCCTTGCCCGGCGGCGGGGCATTCAGGTGATCGAAGGCGTGGCCGAGGCTTTGCCCTTTCCAGACCGGCGCTTTGAGGCCGTGCTGATGGTCACGACGCTGTGCTTCGTGGACGATCCGTCCCGGGCACTTCGGGAAGCGTACCGGGTCCTTCAACCCGGAGGCTTTCTGGTGATTGGCTTCATCGACCGGGAAAGTCCGCTGGGCCAACGCTATCTGGAACGCCAACATGCCAGCCCTTTCTATCAGGCAGCCCGGTTTTATTCGGCTGGCGAAGTAGCGAAGCTTATGAAAGCGGCCGGGTTTGCGCACCTGATCTGGCGGCAGACCCTTTTTTCCGATCCCGAGACGCTGCATCGTCCAGATCCTGTGCAGCCAGGCTATGGAAGTGGCGGTTTTGTGGTGGTGCGTGGCCAGCGCCCTTTGGATCCCGAAGTGCTGCAGGGCGTTAGTTTGGACGCTTCACCGGAGGGGTGGCAGAGTGGTTGA
- the fsa gene encoding fructose-6-phosphate aldolase — MKFFLDTADLGEIREAASLGILDGVTTNPTLIRKAGARDFHEHIYQICELVEGDVSAEVTATDYEGMLQEARALARIHERVVVKIPLIAEGIRAIKTLSAEGIRTNCTLCFSPTQALVAAKAGATYISPFAGRLDDVSSDGLRVIEQVVRIYRNYGFKTQVLAASLRHPMHVLQAALMGADVATMPFNVMMQLLKHPLTDVGLERFLKDWEAYLQAQQMQTT; from the coding sequence ATGAAATTCTTTCTGGATACGGCCGACCTTGGAGAAATTCGCGAAGCGGCAAGCCTGGGCATCCTTGATGGCGTCACCACTAACCCGACGCTTATTCGGAAAGCAGGCGCGCGCGACTTTCACGAACATATCTATCAGATCTGCGAACTGGTCGAAGGTGACGTATCGGCTGAAGTAACGGCCACCGACTATGAAGGCATGCTGCAGGAGGCGCGGGCGCTGGCACGCATTCACGAGCGGGTGGTCGTAAAAATCCCGCTGATTGCAGAAGGAATCCGGGCCATCAAGACGCTTTCGGCTGAAGGGATCCGCACGAACTGTACGCTGTGCTTCTCCCCCACGCAGGCGCTGGTGGCCGCCAAAGCGGGCGCCACGTATATCAGTCCGTTTGCTGGTCGGCTTGATGATGTATCTTCCGACGGCCTGCGCGTGATCGAGCAGGTGGTGCGGATTTACCGAAACTATGGCTTTAAGACGCAGGTGCTGGCTGCTTCGCTGCGCCATCCGATGCACGTGTTGCAGGCAGCGCTTATGGGGGCCGATGTGGCGACCATGCCCTTCAACGTCATGATGCAACTGCTCAAGCATCCGCTGACGGACGTGGGGCTGGAGCGCTTCCTGAAAGACTGGGAGGCTTACCTGCAAGCGCAACAGATGCAGACTACCTGA
- a CDS encoding alpha-amylase family glycosyl hydrolase — MYRYLFFLLLAGLALRAQAQHDVMMQAFYWDVPVDTAAKNGFWWDTLAAKAPELAAAGITAIWVPPPSKGNFGIYDMGYGIYDHFDLGNYNQKGTVETRFGSRDELLNMVQTMHAYGIEVYADIVLNHIFGGPDNLEPNPAVKQYVFDEAIRDPDGDGIYDQFSPYPTNEIIWRIPNAEPGDYYIKIKGYWLPCSDPKGERGYDLYINWDGSPDQPNTPGNANWEYEPNDGNGQYNVFPGSGQHVWGHIDPCGDIDEYKITLTTSHTIEIRLEARREVYNPFDFVPTDQRRGYYPFEIWHNGQNLAPTALQAWTYTGITYVTHTGPGEANWSWNYSHFHPVDDRDYLGWPGTDEVIPNTKFFGNDLNTFDPVVQDRLITWGQWLTNTVGFDGYRLDFVRGYQPEFAAAWINSMPKRSDGSQRFVVAEYWGGKAAIKSWVTTVESLGADADAFDFPLKSTLTDMANWNGADWDMSWLNHAGLVRDNGGNNLSGIQVVTFVENHDTGKESDKWLWRDWDMAYAYILFAEGRPTIFYPHFYSIQQHDHRDPSITVQAPASLRQDLIRLINLRRNYLGGTMVVLSEVGNPWPSTDVADVFVARRGGNGTRSGAILVLNDHETDTKGLWVDSAPNGWPSWAGKDLINPATGETTHIYNDGRVYVWAPPRGYAIWVLAEEYDPALFASATANPSELNTALHIKEQPPRFDWQGPAPNPFFGQTHFELTLPEEAQVQMTVYDLLGREVRQLVHRTLAAGHHQIAWNASGLAGGTYLVRLDVQTADGRRYVRHRIVTLQR, encoded by the coding sequence ATGTATCGGTACCTGTTTTTCCTGTTGCTGGCGGGCCTGGCGCTTCGGGCGCAGGCGCAGCACGACGTCATGATGCAGGCTTTCTACTGGGACGTGCCGGTCGATACCGCGGCCAAAAACGGCTTCTGGTGGGACACGCTGGCGGCCAAGGCGCCAGAACTGGCTGCCGCGGGCATCACGGCCATCTGGGTGCCTCCGCCCTCCAAGGGCAACTTCGGCATCTACGACATGGGCTATGGCATCTACGACCACTTCGATCTGGGCAACTACAACCAGAAAGGCACGGTCGAGACCCGCTTTGGCAGTCGGGATGAGCTGCTGAACATGGTTCAGACCATGCATGCCTACGGCATCGAAGTGTATGCCGACATCGTTCTGAACCACATCTTCGGTGGCCCCGACAACCTGGAGCCCAACCCGGCCGTCAAGCAGTATGTGTTTGATGAAGCCATTCGTGACCCGGACGGCGACGGCATCTACGACCAGTTCAGTCCCTATCCGACCAACGAGATCATCTGGCGCATCCCGAATGCCGAGCCCGGCGACTACTACATCAAAATCAAAGGCTACTGGCTCCCCTGCAGCGACCCGAAAGGCGAGCGCGGCTACGACCTCTATATCAACTGGGACGGCTCTCCCGACCAACCGAACACGCCCGGCAACGCCAACTGGGAGTATGAGCCCAATGATGGGAATGGCCAGTACAACGTGTTTCCCGGCTCCGGCCAGCACGTCTGGGGCCACATCGATCCGTGTGGCGACATCGACGAGTACAAGATTACCCTGACCACCTCTCATACCATTGAAATTCGTCTGGAGGCGCGGCGCGAAGTGTATAACCCCTTCGATTTTGTCCCCACCGACCAGCGACGGGGGTACTATCCGTTCGAGATCTGGCACAACGGGCAAAACCTGGCGCCCACTGCCCTGCAGGCCTGGACCTACACGGGCATCACCTATGTGACCCACACCGGTCCCGGCGAGGCCAACTGGAGCTGGAATTATAGTCACTTTCATCCCGTAGACGACCGGGACTACCTGGGATGGCCCGGTACCGACGAGGTCATTCCCAACACCAAATTCTTTGGGAACGACCTGAACACCTTCGACCCGGTCGTGCAGGACCGGCTGATCACCTGGGGCCAGTGGCTCACCAATACGGTCGGGTTCGACGGCTATCGCCTGGACTTTGTGCGTGGCTACCAGCCCGAATTCGCAGCCGCCTGGATCAACAGCATGCCCAAACGCAGCGATGGCAGCCAGCGCTTTGTGGTGGCCGAATACTGGGGCGGAAAGGCCGCGATCAAAAGCTGGGTGACGACGGTCGAAAGCCTGGGGGCCGACGCCGACGCCTTCGACTTTCCCCTGAAGTCTACGCTGACGGACATGGCCAACTGGAACGGGGCCGACTGGGACATGAGCTGGCTGAACCACGCAGGTCTGGTGCGCGACAACGGAGGCAACAACCTGTCGGGCATCCAGGTGGTCACCTTCGTCGAAAATCACGACACCGGCAAAGAAAGCGACAAGTGGCTCTGGCGCGACTGGGACATGGCCTATGCCTACATTCTCTTTGCCGAAGGGCGCCCCACCATTTTCTATCCGCACTTCTACAGCATCCAGCAACACGACCACCGAGACCCCAGCATTACGGTGCAGGCGCCGGCCTCGCTGCGCCAGGACCTGATCCGGCTGATCAACCTGCGCCGCAATTACCTGGGCGGTACCATGGTCGTGCTCAGCGAGGTAGGGAACCCCTGGCCGAGCACTGATGTGGCCGATGTGTTCGTGGCCCGCCGGGGCGGCAACGGCACCCGTTCAGGAGCCATTCTGGTGCTGAACGATCATGAGACGGATACCAAAGGCCTCTGGGTGGACAGCGCCCCCAACGGCTGGCCCAGCTGGGCGGGCAAAGACCTGATCAATCCGGCCACCGGAGAAACCACCCATATCTACAACGATGGCCGCGTGTATGTCTGGGCGCCGCCGCGCGGCTACGCCATCTGGGTCCTGGCAGAAGAATATGACCCTGCCCTGTTTGCTTCTGCTACCGCGAACCCGTCCGAATTGAATACTGCCCTGCATATAAAGGAGCAGCCACCCAGATTTGACTGGCAAGGACCTGCCCCCAACCCGTTCTTCGGCCAGACCCACTTCGAGCTGACGCTACCCGAAGAAGCACAGGTGCAGATGACCGTGTACGACCTGCTGGGACGGGAAGTCCGACAGCTCGTGCACAGGACGCTTGCCGCCGGCCATCATCAGATTGCATGGAATGCGTCCGGACTGGCAGGCGGCACCTATCTGGTGCGGCTGGACGTCCAAACCGCCGATGGCCGACGCTATGTGCGGCATCGCATCGTCACCCTGCAACGATAG